The following coding sequences lie in one Sorghum bicolor cultivar BTx623 chromosome 6, Sorghum_bicolor_NCBIv3, whole genome shotgun sequence genomic window:
- the LOC8080323 gene encoding probable pectinesterase/pectinesterase inhibitor 51 — MPRAHHHPPPRRGRLLQLAAAASGLLLLALLVLLPAAPPGEHTTAPASLLRAAVAAHPSPASYARPCADHLALSLHRLRAALSSLESGDVPAALHLASGSLQCQYDCSHLLSLPAFRSHLLTSRFLDSLAPQTLNAALKPPSSAPAAAFPARIRPDATVCKPNSGAEPCGYSTVQAAVDAAPNYTAGHFVIAVAAGTYKENIVIPYEKTNILLMGEGMGATVITASRSVGIDGLGTHETATVAVIGDGFRARDITFENSAGARAHQAVAFRSDSDRSVLENVEFRGHQDTLYAHTMRQFYRRCHITGTVDFIFGNAAAVFEECVIKTVPRAEGAQKRARNVVAASGRIDPGQTTGFVFVNCTVDGNKEFVELFRTKPQSYRLYLGRPWKEYARTLYVSCYLGTVVRPEGWLPWRGDFALRTLYYGEFDSRGPGANNTARVEWSSQTPEQHVKHFSKENFIQGHQWIAY; from the coding sequence ATGCCGCGCGCCCACCACCACCCGCCACCACGCCGCGGTCGCCTCCTGCAGCTCGCCGCGGCGGCGTCGGGGCTCCTGCTCCTCGCGCTGCTCGTCCTCCTCCCGGCCGCGCCGCCCGGGGAGCACACCAccgcgcccgcctcgctcctcCGCGCGGCCGTCGCGGCGCACCCGTCGCCGGCCTCCTACGCGCGGCCCTGCGCCGACCACCTCGCCCTCTCGCTGCACCGCCTCCGCGCCGCGCTATCCTCCCTGGAGTCCGGCGACGTCCCCGCCGCGCTCCACCTCGCCTCCGGCTCGCTCCAGTGCCAGTACGACTGCTCCCACCTCCTCTCGCTCCCGGCCTTCCGCTCCCACCTCCTCACGTCCCGCTTCCTCGATTCCCTTGCCCCACAAACCCTAAATGCTGCCCTGAAACCTCCCTCTTCCGCCCCTGCCGCTGCATTCCCTGCGAGGATCCGCCCTGACGCCACAGTCTGCAAACCGAATTCCGGAGCGGAGCCGTGTGGCTACTCGACCGTGCAAGCCGCGGTGGATGCAGCGCCGAACTACACCGCCGGGCACTTTGTCATAGCAGTTGCTGCAGGTACATACAAGGAAAATATCGTGATTCCTTATGAGAAGACCAACATTTTGCTGATGGGGGAGGGTATGGGAGCTACTGTTATCACTGCGTCACGGAGCGTGGGGATTGATGGACTGGGAACTCATGAAACTGCCACGGTGGCTGTGATTGGCGATGGTTTCCGCGCGAGAGATATAACATTTGAGAACAGTGCTGGTGCTCGAGCTCATCAGGCTGTGGCATTCCGTTCAGATAGTGATCGGTCAGTGCTGGAGAATGTAGAGTTCCGCGGGCATCAGGATACACTGTATGCTCACACAATGCGTCAGTTCTACCGCAGGTGCCATATTACAGGGACAGTGGATTTTATATTTGGGAATGCCGCAGCTGTGTTTGAGGAATGTGTGATTAAGACTGTACCACGGGCCGAGGGAGCTCAGAAGCGTGCACGAAATGTGGTGGCTGCTAGTGGGAGGATCGATCCGGGGCAGACGACAGGGTTTGTGTTTGTGAATTGCACTGTGGATGGGAACAAAgagtttgtggaattgtttcggACAAAGCCACAGTCATACAGGCTGTATTTGGGGCGGCCATGGAAGGAGTATGCCAGGACGTTGTATGTCAGCTGTTATTTGGGGACAGTTGTCAGGCCGGAGGGATGGCTTCCATGGCGAGGTGATTTTGCTCTCAGGACACTCTATTATGGAGAATTTGACAGTCGAGGTCCTGGTGCAAACAACACAGCAAGGGTTGAGTGGAGCAGTCAGACACCAGAACAGCATGTTAAACACTTTTCAAAGGAGAACTTCATTCAGGGCCATCAATGGATTGCATACTGA
- the LOC110436327 gene encoding zinc finger CCCH domain-containing protein 28-like isoform X2 — translation MASAEIPNSSPDATNRAAAAAAGPDLSSSPPLPPRKRRLSPSPSPTRSASRSRSPRSRSPRGRRSRSRSRSRSRSRSRSPQYPPDGKRRRHNDLNVEACRDFLRDRCTRSDLECRYAHPHNSVSVDRDNKVTACADSLRNNCFRGRTCRYYHPPPHIQEQLLRSIGVEDPKVKTICRDFTRGKCSRSANECRFLHHSSVEDVAIVCQDFLRGQCNRIACRYSHVVAHPVPPMSHVPMPYPEMLYMPPPPPPPLGVPMMGPLPSPPRPFADNKNRVEVCRDFLKNMCNRESCRFAHPETHTTAASANVEVCRDFKRGECTRPACRYFHPYTS, via the exons ATGGCCTCCGCCGAAATCCCCAACTCCAGCCCCGACGCCACcaaccgcgccgccgccgccgccgccggccccgACCTCTCCTCTTCGCCGCCGCTCCCGCCGCGCAAGCGCCGCCTTTCGCCTTCCCCATCCCCCACGCGCTCCGCGTCACGCTCTCGGTCCCCCCGCTCTCGCTCCCCGCGCGGCCGccgctcccgctcccgctcccgcagccggagccgcagccgcagccgcagcccgCAGTACCCGCCCGATGGCAAGCGGCGGCGGCACAACGACCTTAACGTGGAGGCGTGCCGCGACTTCCTCCGCGACAGGTGCACCCGCTCCGACCTCGAGTGCAGATACGCACACCCTCACAACTCCGTTTCCGTCGACCG GGACAATAAGGTGACGGCTTGCGCGGATTCTCTGAGGAATAATTGCTTCCGGGGGAGGACATGCCGTTACTACCATCCGCCTCCACATATCCAAGA GCAATTGCTGAGATCAATTGGTGTGGAAGACCCAAAGGTGAAGACG ATCTGCAGAGATTTCACACGTGGGAAGTGTTCAAGATCAGCAAATGAGTGCCGTTTCTTGCACCATTCATCTGTTGAAGATGTTGCAATT GTTTGCCAAGATTTCTTGCGTGGACAGTGCAATCGCATAGCATGTAGGTACTCTCACGTAGTAGCACATCCAGTGCCACCAATGAGCCATGTTCCTATGCCATACCCTGAGATG CTTTAcatgccaccaccaccaccaccaccccttGGAGTACCAATGATGGGGCCTCTGCCTTCGCCTCCTAGACCATTTGCTG ATAATAAGAACAGAGTTGAAGTATGCAGGGACTTCTTGAAGAACATGTGCAATAGGGAATCCTGCCGGTTTGCACACCCTGAGACACATACAACG GCGGCGAGCGCCAATGTTGAAGTATGCCGTGATTTTAAACGAGGAGAATGCACTCGACCTGCCTGTCGCTATTTTCATCCATATACAAGCTGA
- the LOC110436327 gene encoding zinc finger CCCH domain-containing protein 28-like isoform X1 yields MASAEIPNSSPDATNRAAAAAAGPDLSSSPPLPPRKRRLSPSPSPTRSASRSRSPRSRSPRGRRSRSRSRSRSRSRSRSPQYPPDGKRRRHNDLNVEACRDFLRDRCTRSDLECRYAHPHNSVSVDRDNKVTACADSLRNNCFRGRTCRYYHPPPHIQEQLLRSIGVEDPKVKTQICRDFTRGKCSRSANECRFLHHSSVEDVAIVCQDFLRGQCNRIACRYSHVVAHPVPPMSHVPMPYPEMLYMPPPPPPPLGVPMMGPLPSPPRPFADNKNRVEVCRDFLKNMCNRESCRFAHPETHTTAASANVEVCRDFKRGECTRPACRYFHPYTS; encoded by the exons ATGGCCTCCGCCGAAATCCCCAACTCCAGCCCCGACGCCACcaaccgcgccgccgccgccgccgccggccccgACCTCTCCTCTTCGCCGCCGCTCCCGCCGCGCAAGCGCCGCCTTTCGCCTTCCCCATCCCCCACGCGCTCCGCGTCACGCTCTCGGTCCCCCCGCTCTCGCTCCCCGCGCGGCCGccgctcccgctcccgctcccgcagccggagccgcagccgcagccgcagcccgCAGTACCCGCCCGATGGCAAGCGGCGGCGGCACAACGACCTTAACGTGGAGGCGTGCCGCGACTTCCTCCGCGACAGGTGCACCCGCTCCGACCTCGAGTGCAGATACGCACACCCTCACAACTCCGTTTCCGTCGACCG GGACAATAAGGTGACGGCTTGCGCGGATTCTCTGAGGAATAATTGCTTCCGGGGGAGGACATGCCGTTACTACCATCCGCCTCCACATATCCAAGA GCAATTGCTGAGATCAATTGGTGTGGAAGACCCAAAGGTGAAGACG CAGATCTGCAGAGATTTCACACGTGGGAAGTGTTCAAGATCAGCAAATGAGTGCCGTTTCTTGCACCATTCATCTGTTGAAGATGTTGCAATT GTTTGCCAAGATTTCTTGCGTGGACAGTGCAATCGCATAGCATGTAGGTACTCTCACGTAGTAGCACATCCAGTGCCACCAATGAGCCATGTTCCTATGCCATACCCTGAGATG CTTTAcatgccaccaccaccaccaccaccccttGGAGTACCAATGATGGGGCCTCTGCCTTCGCCTCCTAGACCATTTGCTG ATAATAAGAACAGAGTTGAAGTATGCAGGGACTTCTTGAAGAACATGTGCAATAGGGAATCCTGCCGGTTTGCACACCCTGAGACACATACAACG GCGGCGAGCGCCAATGTTGAAGTATGCCGTGATTTTAAACGAGGAGAATGCACTCGACCTGCCTGTCGCTATTTTCATCCATATACAAGCTGA
- the LOC8080324 gene encoding glycolipid transfer protein 3, giving the protein MVERERDEGEAARALTTGPPQQQQQEEEEEEEGAAEGESDEEAGDEREEEEDHRDDDEAVEWSEIRLAIEELSPPARLKHGGGGDDGKAAASSVPTLRFLALSHLLLRVLDKIGPTMAVLRLDVQRNIERLQELYLLDPAKYSTLTEVVEKEVKEGTARKVDSCARAVLWLARSMDFTIALLVSIEEDSDEQQQQSLAQLVEAAYEACLKPWHGWISSAACKIALKLIPERKVFTSLLLGMGQDCSDLKDEIRRLALLLRPLLDDIHSMMAKFRLDRLKST; this is encoded by the exons ATGGTGGAGAGGGAAAGAGACGAGGGAGAAGCAGCCAGGGCCCTGACCACCGGgccaccgcagcagcagcagcaggaggaggaggaggaggaggaaggagcAGCGGAGGGCGAGAGCGACGAGGAAGCGGGAGACGAgcgggaagaggaggaggatcaTCGAGACGACGACGAAGCCGTGGAGTGGTCGGAGATACGGCTCGCCATCGAGGAGCTGTCCCCGCCGGCCCGTCTcaagcacggcggcggcggcgacgatggCAAGGCGGCCGCGTCGTCGGTGCCCACTCTGCGCTTCCTGGCGCTGTCGCACCTCCTCCTCCGCGTGCTCG ATAAGATCGGGCCGACCATGGCCGTGCTGAGGCTCGACGTCCAACGGAACATCGAG AGGCTGCAGGAGCTGTACCTGTTGGACCCAGCCAAGTACTCTACCCTAACGGAGGTAGTGGAGAAGGAAGTCAAGGAGGGCACTGCAAGGAAGGTCGATAGCTGTGCAAGGGCTGTCCTGTGGCTTGCTAG ATCCATGGACTTCACAATTGCGCTGTTAGTGAGCATAGAAGAGGACTCTgatgagcagcagcagcagagcctCGCGCAGCTTGTCGAAGCCGCGTACGAGGCCTGCCTGAAGCCATGGCATGGCTGGATCTCTTCGGCGGCGTGCAAG ATAGCGCTGAAGCTCATCCCTGAGAGGAAGGTCTTCACCAGCCTGCTGCTGGGGATGGGCCAAGACTGCTCTGATCTCAAGGATGAGATCAGGAGGCTCGCGTTGCTGCTCCGCCCCCTCCTTGATGACATCCACTCCATGATG GCCAAGTTCAGACTGGACAGGCTCAAGTCGACGTGA
- the LOC8075835 gene encoding probable calcium-binding protein CML25/26: MAVTATAAAASLFETLDKDGDGKVSASELLGCAAAELDEEEAAAVVAVADADGDGLLCRDEFLGLAREAAASADQQAEDRRRCLRVAFGMFAADADGGATAAEQCITPASLQRMLGRLAVGAKQQQQQLALDLDECRAMICRFDLDGDGVISFEEFRVMMHDGLFL, from the coding sequence ATGGCTGtcacggcgacggcggcggcggcgtcgttgTTCGAGACCCTGGACAAGGACGGCGACGGCAAGGTGTCGGCGTCGGAGCTGCTTGGCTGCGCGGCGGCGGAgctggacgaggaggaggccgcggcgGTCGTCGCGGTCGCGGACGCCGACGGCGACGGCCTGCTGTGCCGCGACGAGTTCCTCGGGCTGGCGCGCGAGGCTGCGGCGTCGGCGGACCAGCAGGCCGAAGACAGGCGGCGGTGCCTCAGGGTGGCGTTCGGGATGTTCGCGGCGGACGCGGACGGCGGCGCCACGGCGGCGGAGCAGTGCATCACGCCGGCGAGCCTGCAGCGGATGCTCGGCCGGCTGGCGGTGGGggcgaagcagcagcagcagcagctggcctTGGACTTGGACGAGTGCCGGGCCATGATCTGCAGGTTCGATCTCGACGGCGATGGCGTCATTTCTTTCGAAGAGTTTAGGGTCATGATGCATGATGGCCTCTTCTTATGA
- the LOC8075836 gene encoding uncharacterized protein C57A10.07: protein MSSQGGFGTGSPKSFRYPRGGGDFDLESGSPRKGRKPKNPHLETSIVMRIRYFYEAHPVAVALLLLSFGLSVLILLSVYETRFRTMRSGGAWSSDGGEYPFPKLRNLVMVAGHSIYTSSRCGETESENSWFLEPYQKHPGQAATFLAHIKEGVGIVARDEGALLLFSGGETRRDAGPRSEAQSYWAIAESKGWFGNDESVRSRALTEEHARDSFENLLFSVCRFRELTGRYPQNITVVSYDFKEERFAQLHRTALGFPEGRFFFTGTPATPSAREAALKGEAAVRSQFLEDPYGCLGSLHVKRLKRDPFHRTIPYPDGCPELKGLFSYCGPVPYSGHLPWTE from the exons ATGAGCAGCCAGGGAGGATTCGGTACGGGGAGCCCCAAGTCCTTCCGCTACCCCAGAGGCGGCGGCGACTTCGATCTCGAGTCCGGGTCCCCCCGCAAGGGACGCAAGCCCAAGAACCCTCACCTGGAGACCTCGATCGTCATGAGGATCCGCTACTTCTACGAGGCGCACCCCGTGGCCGtggccctcctcctcctctccttcgGCCTCAgcgtcctcatcctcctctccgTGTATGAGACCCGGTTCAGGACGATGAGGAGCGGCGGCGCGTGGTCCAGTGACGGCGGGGAGTACCCATTTCCGAAGCTCCGGAACCTCGTCATGGTGGCTGGGCATTCCATCTACACGAGCTCGAGATGCGGGGAGACTGAGAGTGAGAATTCCTGGTTCTTGGAGCCGTACCAGAAGCACCCTGGACAGGCGGCCACCTTCCTGGCTCACATCAAGGAGGGGGTGGGGATCGTGGCCAGGGATGAGGGGGCGCTTCTGTTGTTCAGCGGCGGGGAGACGAGGAGAGATGCTGGCCCGAGGAGCGAGGCACAGAGCTATTGGGCTATTGCCGAGTCCAAAGGATGGTTTG GAAATGATGAGAGTGTAAGGAGCCGAGCACTCACTGAGGAGCATGCACGAGATAGTTTTGAAAACCTCCTATTTAGTGTGTGCCGTTTCAGAGAGCTCACTGGAAGATACCCACAAAACATAACT GTTGTTAGTTATGATTTCAAGGAGGAACGGTTTGCACAATTGCACAGAACCGCACTCGGATTCCCAGAAGGAAGATTCTTCTTCACAGGTACACCAGCTACTCCTTCTGCAAGGGAGGCTGCTCTGAAAGGCGAAGCAGCTGTCCGTTCTCAGTTCCTGGAAGATCCATATGGATGTCTAGGATCTCTTCATGTAAAGAGGCTGAAGAGGGACCCGTTCCACCGTACCATTCCATACCCTGATGGCTGCCCAGAGCTGAAGGGTTTGTTTTCCTATTGTGGCCCGGTGCCTTACTCCGGGCACCTCCCCTGGACTGAGTAG